A single window of Rhodococcus jostii RHA1 DNA harbors:
- a CDS encoding GAF domain-containing protein, which translates to MTDSGVAHNAGGSLGVVSAERPTADRLTAVASGVDLPRHARLLSQVHDAVLSGQQPPALPRDVVARSWSRLQAGGVSPDHCADVEPADFSEIEARRTRTALRTVLPELRSTLTQVADDANFIVVIADADGVLLWREGSRGVRKAADALGFTEGARWAEQAVGTNAIGTALIEDAAVQLFSAEHYAPSHHGWSCTGSPVHDPRTGEILGVVDISGSAMSIHPTTVALVRTAVRLAEATLWREHTAQLDKLRGRAAPLLASAGGPALVVDKHGWVAESSGIAAPERVSPPSLDRPLLVPGLGLCVPEPLGDGWLVRRRVDGTAIELELDLGDAPHVTVRGDVNWTRALSPRHAQILRVLSVAGPAGVDAASLSESLFGDRDHVVAVRAEVSRLRKSLGAVLSTQPYRFAAGVTVRLVG; encoded by the coding sequence CTCACAACGCCGGGGGTAGCCTCGGCGTTGTGAGCGCTGAACGTCCGACCGCAGACCGGCTGACCGCAGTGGCAAGCGGTGTGGATCTGCCGCGACATGCCCGGCTGCTCAGCCAGGTGCACGACGCCGTGCTGTCCGGGCAGCAGCCGCCCGCCCTTCCACGGGACGTGGTGGCGCGGTCGTGGTCCCGTCTGCAGGCCGGCGGTGTCAGCCCGGACCACTGCGCGGACGTGGAGCCCGCCGACTTCTCCGAGATCGAGGCGCGGCGCACCCGGACGGCGCTGCGAACCGTGCTCCCGGAACTGCGCAGCACGTTGACGCAGGTCGCGGACGATGCGAACTTCATCGTGGTCATCGCCGACGCCGACGGTGTCCTGTTGTGGCGGGAAGGTTCCCGCGGGGTCCGGAAAGCGGCTGATGCCCTGGGGTTCACAGAGGGTGCGCGCTGGGCGGAGCAGGCGGTCGGCACCAACGCGATCGGCACGGCGCTGATCGAAGATGCTGCGGTGCAACTGTTCTCGGCCGAGCACTATGCCCCCTCGCATCACGGCTGGTCGTGCACCGGGTCGCCGGTTCACGATCCGCGCACCGGTGAGATTCTCGGCGTGGTCGACATCAGTGGGTCGGCGATGTCGATCCACCCGACCACGGTCGCGCTCGTCCGCACCGCGGTGCGTCTGGCCGAGGCGACGCTGTGGCGTGAGCACACGGCGCAACTGGACAAGCTGCGCGGCAGGGCGGCACCGTTGCTGGCGTCGGCGGGCGGTCCGGCGCTGGTCGTCGACAAGCACGGGTGGGTCGCGGAGTCGAGTGGCATCGCGGCCCCGGAGCGGGTCTCGCCGCCGAGCCTGGACCGGCCACTGCTCGTCCCGGGGCTCGGGCTGTGCGTACCCGAACCGCTCGGCGACGGCTGGCTGGTGCGCAGGCGCGTCGACGGGACGGCCATCGAACTGGAACTCGACCTCGGCGACGCACCGCACGTGACGGTCCGGGGCGACGTCAACTGGACGCGGGCCCTCTCGCCCCGGCACGCCCAGATCCTGCGGGTGCTGTCGGTCGCGGGACCGGCGGGCGTCGACGCCGCCTCGCTCAGCGAATCGTTGTTCGGCGACCGCGACCACGTGGTGGCGGTCCGCGCCGAGGTCTCGCGTCTGCGCAAGAGTCTCGGCGCGGTCCTGAGCACCCAGCCGTACCGATTCGCGGCCGGCGTGACGGTCCGGCTCGTCGGGTAG
- a CDS encoding FAD-dependent oxidoreductase gives MVDATPIRPRSATTVTEWDYEADVVVAGYGIAGVAASIEAARAGADVLVLERTSGWGGAAALAGGFIYLGGGTPLQKACGFDDSPENMKTFMMAALGPGADEEKITDYCEGSVEHYNWLVDCGVPFKESFWGEPGWEPPFDDGLMYSGGENAAPFNEIATPAPRGHVPQMDGKRTGEKGGGYMLMKPLVETAEKLGVRAEYDMRVQTLVTDDTGRVVGIVAKQYGKEVAVRARRGVVLATGSFAYNDKMIEAHAPRLIGRPGAAIEEHDGRSILMAQALGADLAHMDATEVAFVCDPQLIVRGILVNGRGQRYVPEDTYSGRIGQMTLFHQDNQAFLIIDEASYEEGAAATTATPFLRVQPKWAAETVEELESDMGLPAGALQSTVEVYNKHAAEGSDPLLHKKSEWVKPIGTPVAALDLRGFTLGFTLGGLRTTVNSEVLHVSGEPIPGLFAAGRCTSGVCAGGYASGTSLGDGSFYGRRAGISAAKQA, from the coding sequence ATGGTCGACGCCACACCGATCCGCCCCCGGTCCGCAACAACGGTCACCGAGTGGGACTACGAGGCCGACGTCGTGGTCGCCGGTTACGGCATCGCCGGTGTGGCCGCCTCCATCGAGGCCGCGCGCGCCGGCGCCGACGTCCTGGTCCTCGAACGCACCAGTGGCTGGGGCGGTGCCGCCGCTCTCGCCGGCGGCTTCATCTACCTCGGCGGAGGAACGCCGCTACAGAAGGCGTGCGGGTTCGACGACTCCCCCGAAAACATGAAGACGTTCATGATGGCGGCGCTCGGCCCGGGCGCCGACGAGGAGAAGATCACCGACTACTGCGAAGGCAGCGTCGAGCACTACAACTGGCTCGTCGACTGCGGTGTCCCGTTCAAGGAGAGCTTCTGGGGCGAACCCGGATGGGAACCCCCGTTCGACGACGGACTCATGTACTCCGGCGGCGAGAACGCGGCGCCTTTCAACGAGATCGCGACCCCCGCACCGCGCGGCCACGTTCCGCAGATGGACGGCAAGAGGACCGGCGAGAAGGGCGGCGGCTACATGCTGATGAAGCCGCTCGTCGAGACCGCCGAAAAGCTCGGGGTCCGAGCCGAATACGACATGCGCGTCCAGACTCTCGTCACGGACGACACCGGTCGCGTCGTCGGGATCGTCGCCAAGCAGTACGGCAAGGAGGTGGCGGTCCGGGCGCGCCGCGGCGTCGTCCTCGCCACCGGCAGCTTCGCCTACAACGACAAGATGATCGAGGCCCACGCGCCGCGACTCATCGGCCGCCCCGGTGCCGCCATCGAGGAGCACGACGGACGGTCGATCCTCATGGCGCAGGCCCTCGGCGCCGATCTCGCCCACATGGACGCCACCGAGGTCGCGTTCGTCTGCGACCCCCAGTTGATCGTCCGCGGCATCCTCGTCAACGGCCGGGGGCAGCGCTACGTTCCGGAGGACACCTACTCCGGGCGGATCGGCCAGATGACCCTGTTCCACCAGGACAACCAGGCATTCCTCATCATTGACGAGGCGTCGTACGAGGAAGGCGCGGCCGCCACCACGGCCACGCCGTTCCTGCGCGTCCAGCCGAAGTGGGCGGCGGAGACTGTCGAGGAACTCGAATCCGACATGGGCCTACCCGCCGGCGCACTGCAGTCGACCGTCGAGGTGTACAACAAGCACGCCGCCGAAGGATCGGACCCGCTGCTGCACAAGAAGTCCGAGTGGGTGAAGCCGATCGGCACCCCCGTCGCGGCACTCGACCTGCGCGGGTTCACCCTCGGTTTCACTCTCGGCGGCCTGCGGACGACCGTGAACTCCGAGGTACTGCACGTCTCCGGCGAACCGATCCCCGGCCTCTTCGCGGCGGGACGGTGCACGTCCGGCGTGTGCGCGGGCGGCTACGCCAGCGGCACCTCGCTCGGCGACGGCAGCTTCTACGGCCGCCGCGCCGGCATCAGTGCCGCGAAGCAGGCCTGA